One stretch of Daphnia pulicaria isolate SC F1-1A chromosome 6, SC_F0-13Bv2, whole genome shotgun sequence DNA includes these proteins:
- the LOC124344142 gene encoding vacuolar protein sorting-associated protein 45-like → MNVLLAVRMYISKMIQDSGPGMKVLLMDRETIGVVSVAYAQSEILQKEVYLFEQIDKSGHGPIMKHLKCVVFLRPSQENVQLLATELKSPRYGVYYIYFSGIISKAAIKVLAESDEQEVVREIQEFYADFFAIGPHLFSLNLEKPIHGMEWNPNSLQRSVQGVLSVLLSLKKNPIIRYQHFSPLARRLAESIRDTVLKESSLFHFQRGESVPLLLILDRRCDPITPLLNQWTYQAMVHELLTIKNNRVSLVGVPGAPKDMSEVLLSAEQDEFYANNMYLNFGDIGQTIKSLMDEFQAKAKSHQKVESIADMKAFVENYPQFKKMSGAVTKHVTLVGELSRVVTQHNLLEISEAEQELSCQEEHSQSLTKIRRLLATDQIRDIDASRLVFLYAIRYNKHPNKDILGLVELLRRRGTPDRLIDSVDDMLRYSNSGETVSSSFLTTKDVTKITEKIFKGLKGVENVFTQHSPVLKDIMDNIVKGRLSEDAFPAAGGESTAGRIQDVIIFMVGGVTHEESFAVHQFCRANTGIRIVLGGTLIHNSQSFMTDVEAAVRYSASGTSLKYPQNSASSGSGRHPKLT, encoded by the exons atgaatgtaTTGTTAGCTGTGCGCATGTACATCAGTAAAATGATACAGGATAGTGGTCCGGGAATGAAAGTATTATTAATGGACAGAGAAACG ATTGGAGTTGTGAGTGTTGCATATGCACAGTCAGAAATATTACAAAAAGAGGTTTACCTCTTTGAGCAAATCGACAAATCTGGACATGGACCAATAATGAAACATCTGAAATGTGTTGTCTTCTTAAGACCTTCTCAGGAGAATGTGCAACTCCTGGCAACTGAATTGAAATCTCCACGATATGGAGTCTACTACATAT ATTTTAGTGGGATAATTTCCAAGGCAGCTATTAAAGTTTTGGCAGAATCAGATGAACAGGAAGTTGTCAGAGAAATTCAAGAATTTTATGCTGATTTTTTTGCTATTGGACCTCActtattttcattgaatttggagaaACCTATACATG GAATGGAGTGGAACCCCAATAGCTTACAGAGGTCTGTTCAAGGTGTTTTAAGCGTGTTATTAagcttgaagaaaaatccaatCATCCGATACCAGCACTTCTCTCCTCTGGCTCGCCGTCTTGCTGAAAGCATACGT GACACAGTGTTAAAAGAGTcttctttgtttcatttccaaAGAGGAGAAAGCGTGCCGCTCTTATTAATTTTGGATCGACGATGTGATCCAATTACACCCTTGCTTAATCAG TGGACATATCAAGCTATGGTGCACGAATTACTgacgataaaaaacaacagagTTAGTTTAGTTGGTGTTCCTGGTGCGCCAAAAGACATGAGCGAAGTCTTACTCTCTGCAGAACAGGATGAATTTTACGCAAAT AACATGTACCTGAACTTTGGAGATATTGGCCAGACTATTAAGTCATTGATGGACGAATTCCAAGCAAAAGCTAAAAGTCATCAAAAAGTGGAAAGCATAGCTGATATGAAAGCGTTTGTGGAAAACTATCCTCAGTTCAAG aaaatgtCAGGAGCAGTCACGAAGCACGTGACTTTAGTAGGCGAACTTTCCCGAGTGGTGACCCAACATAATCTTTTAGAAATTTCGGAAGCCGAACAAGAACTTTCTTGTCAAGAGGAACACTCGCAGTCACTCACAAAAATTCGTCGCTTATTGGCTACTGATCAAATCCGAGATATTGATGCTTCCCGGCTTGTGTTTCTTTATGCTATTCG ATATAATAAGCACCCAAATAAGGATATTTTAGGCCTTGTAGAATTGCTTCGACGTCGAGGAACACCTGACCGATTAATTGac TCTGTGGACGACATGCTTCGCTACAGCAATTCTGGTGAAACTGTCAGTTCGAGCTTTCTTACTACAAAGGATGTAACCAAAATCactgaaaaaatttttaag GGTTTAAAGGGTGTCGAAAATGTATTCACTCAACACTCACCTGTCTTGAAGGACATAATGGACAATATAGTTAAAGGACGTTTATCCGAAGACGCCTTTCCTGCTGCTGGAGGCGAATCTACTGCTGGAAG AATCCAAGATGTTATCATCTTTATGGTAGGCGGAGTGACTCACGAAGAGTCGTTCGCCGTGCATCAGTTCTGTCGAGCCAATACCGGTATTCGGATCGTTCTTGGAGGAACCCTAATTCATAATAGTCAGTCGTTTATGACGGATGTGGAAGCAGCCGTTAGATATTCAGCCTCAGGCACATCCCTAAAGTATCCTCAAAATTCAGCCTCATCAGGTTCTGGTCGCCATCCTAAGTTAACTTGA
- the LOC124344230 gene encoding vacuolar protein sorting-associated protein 29-like, with translation MLVLVLGDLHVPNRCNALPAKFKKLLVPGRIHHILCTGNLCSKETLDYLKTLASDVHIVRGDFDKISSTYPEQKVVTVGQFKIGLAHGHQIVPWGDPESLASLQRQLGVDILITGHTHKFEAYEHDGKFFINPGSATGAYNPINKFVIPSFVLMDIQSSTVVTYVYQLVDDEVKVERIEYKKN, from the exons ATG TTAGTCCTGGTGTTGGGAGACCTTCATGTTCCAAACAGATGCAATGCATTACcagcgaaatttaaaaaactactCGTTCCTGGTcg CATTCATCACATACTCTGCACAGGAAACTTGTGTTCCAAAGAAACTTTGGACTACTTGAAAACTCTGGCTAGTGATGTGCACATAGTTCGAGGTGACTTTGACAAG ATTTCTAGCACTTATCCTGAACAAAAGGTGGTAACTGTGGGCCAGTTTAAAATTGGTTTAGCACATGGCCACCAAATTGTACCTTGGggtgatccagaatcattggcATCACTTCAGAGGCAGTTGGGAGTTGACATTTTGATTACAGGACATACACATAAATTTGAGGCTTATGAACATGATGGAAAATTCTTCATAAATCCAGGCTCAGCAACTGGTGCATACAATCCCATTAACAA atTTGTCATTCCTTCCTTTGTCCTAATGGATATACAAAGTTCTACAGTTGTAACTTATGTCTATCAGCTAGTTGATGATGAAG ttAAGGTAGAGCGAATTGAATATAAGAAAAACTGA